The Bombus pascuorum chromosome 12, iyBomPasc1.1, whole genome shotgun sequence genome contains the following window.
tattaagtgGCTGTTATCTATTCCTCTAAATAGTTAGTTAGCAATAAGATCAATCTTCCTTGTCTACGATTTCATGTCCCTAAACGATAATGTCATCTCTAAGGAAAGTAGCCCTTCAACCTGGTTATTATCTCAATTTCCTTTCAGTTTCTATCGCCGTATAATTACGTCGATCGATGCTCATTCCCATTAAATTAGCTGTCAAAAGTACACTGCGTGTAAAATGTACCGTGGAGACCAGTACATATTGCTAATTCATCCTCCGATATACCGGACGCGATTTTACAGCGTATACTTTACTTGTAACGCGTGTACAGTGTACACCTGCACTTAgcgttatttaaatataaattaaatatcgaaagtagtaacgtaattaaatatcCGAAAGCAGACACATCCATTCATTAATGAATTTAACGGTACTTGATACACTTTGATTAATCCAAgatcaaataacaaaattatatgcaATACGATAAAATCATATcgcatatttaaaaaaaatttacattccaAATTCGGTtttcttattacgtattatgaTTCACCCTATAGTACGCCGAACGCGATGTTTTGAAACTCCTCTATAGCTTGCTATTTAACCGACCCTCATCCTCGACATTGTCAATAAAACGATTCATTCTTTTACCATTGTGAGTATCTTATAGTCACGGTCAAATTCAACACAATATGCGCATCGCTtatttaaaaaggaaacagcAATCTCACCACGATATAACGGAGacttcgtttaaaatttatttgtcatGCTAGCAAATTGCTtcgtgaattaattaatttacttgaAGCTGCTTGATTGGCCTTCAAACCAGAACTCACAACAGACCTTTTATCGTGAATGtcaaattattatctttaaatatatattacgctACTTGGTCCTTTTTATCGATACACGATTATGTTCGAATCTAATTCTACGTATAATTCAAAATGTAATTCTGtaattctatagaattatcATTGACAATTTTTCGAGtttgtaattgtataattaaaaattccgtAAGTCTTCGATTTTACAGTTCAAAATCCTGTTCGTCTACAATTTAGACTCGCACGTTCGTCCTGTGCATaggctaaataataaaaagtacattGCAATCGTATATCCTTGGTCTGAATTTTCAAAACTCCGACCCCGGTGAATTATCGCTCGACTTGTCGAAAAAATGGATACATATCCCGATACGAAAGGTGCACAAGGGATAAAGTTATCAATATGCATAAATGGTCCTTATTTCACCCGAAGGTGATCAAGATCCATGCAAGCTGGTTCGGCTTAGCACGCTATTAAATTGATGGAATTTCTCAAGAAACGATGCTTGTTCGCCTCGATGAAGGCTAAGTAACGTAGGATCGAACAAAGCATTTTATAATGTGCATCTTCGAAATTAAGAAATGTTTTTACTCCATTATATCGCAGTATCTCTGTTCTCGAGCCGATATTAGCCAAAATCACTGGATTATGGATAACCAACACGTGGAACAACTGTCAACGTACGTATAGGATTCCTAGGTGAAATCCGTGGCTGTGGATACGCACCAACGCTTACCAATCTTATACTGATACTGCTATAAGATTAATTTGAGTATTTCGAATCTCGATAGCCTTGATGAATCTCAAAAGTATTATAGCATGCAGTTATTCGTATCAATCATCGTTGCGGAATGcggtttattatttattatgattcTTCCCCTATCAAGATTGTTGCAGAAGAAAAGAGACTGTTCTTCTGTCGTTTGAAGTTTTAAAGAACTaactaaaagaaatattttgcgCGATGAgtagactgtggatttttatgcatttatggacAGCCTAAAGGTACACAAATGTACAGAATGCACGTATGATATAAAGATATTgtacgatattattattaaatattcaatgtaGAATACTCGTTCTGATATTTAATAAGCGAAATATATCTCTGCTCGTGCTCTATTTCTCTACTAATAAGTTTGGTCGCCAAGACCGTTGCgaatttatgcaattttatatgCTCATGGATACAACTGGAGAAATAGAAGTTATGCAAATACTTATTTAACGCattaaatatcgtaacaaGTACTATAGATACGTGTAGGCTTGGTGTAATTATTTAAGCCGCCAGAAGACGGCGACAGCTTTCTTGATAATTACTAATCATTTCTACACGAatgttcattttattttaaagttactAAGATTCTTCCGATGAAAATGAGTCTAAgaacaatatacataaatcAGACTAGTTTTAACAGTATCGATACACGGAATATGGAAATGAACAGCTTCTTTCACTGCTCGTCCATAGTGTTTTCTAAATTGCTGATTATAGGAATTATCTGCGCGTGACTGAATTTACAGTACGACCAGATGGGCAAAGGTAAGCGTGATCGCAGCGCGATCACCGGCAACTATGTTAATTTACATCACGTGCTATCGCGCAACGACACCAAACGGCCATGGCACTCCCAGATTATCGAATTATCGagtcaattaataaaatactaatatgGTGTAATGGTGGCAGCTTCTCTTTGGAGGTCGAGTCCGAATTATTAAACCTTCGTCCCGGTCAATTCATACATTTTAATGCAACCCAGATATGCGCGCACTATGACGTCTACTTGCGCTTTCATTTGACAATAATAGTGTCTTTAACGGGACGATAATACGCATCGAGGATTTCCCGGCGATTTATCAATTTCCTAATTCGACGACGAGTGTGGCATGTAGAATcctgataaatattatatttaacaaatttagttATTGGAAACATCGAAATCGTCtgatttgtaaatattcgtaatttaatGTACTGTAAAGTAATTTCTATATGGATGATTCTAactacaaatttaattatgaataacAGGTTTAATACGATGTCCAGCGTGAATAATtctaatgttattaaaaaggaccattttctactttaatttACCTTAATCTTTTCTGTAAAAGTTATAAGaagtattttgtataattttttaaaatataattttccttttttgcgGTAGGGACCTGTTTTACCATTGAGACCGTAAGAGTTCCCAACATCTTCCGCTAGAAGCATATTTGGCGCACTTTCACGAGCGTATAATTAGCTGTGCTTTGCAAATATAATAgtgtattttattcgaataatgtGTATTTGTATGATTTTTGTGTCTCCGGAATTTTTGGTATAAAATACTGCATTGTGTGCGCGTAATATAATTCGCAATTGTTTAAAATGTTAGAATAAAAGCTGCTAGTTGATTATTATGTGTATATTAACCTCAACAGtcgttgatattttatttctgtatgcGATTAATTGGTCATAAATAGCACAAAGTGAGTGTTTTGAAATAATctattatttagatttatttgtaGTAAGTGTATCGGATAATAAATCGTACTTTTTGTGCATAGCaatattctatgaaattaTCATAACCTATATTCTATATACTTACACTATTTAGTTTTCTTGATATTATgaagtttataataatatgagaTGAAAATGgaacatttttgtaatttttatgtcGTCCAGGCTGCTCAATTATGAATCGTGAAATTCAGGAAAAGATTTTCAAGTTTGAAACGTTTGTCAATGAAGTGTTGAAGAAAGATCTTGCTAAATTAGAGGAGAAAGTCGATACTAAGAATGGAGAAATTGCAGAGTTTCTTCAATTAAAGAGTGTGATAACTACCCTCCAAAACAATGGCTTTGATAAAAGTGGCTTTAAAACTCAAGTAGATATTGGACAAAGTTTCTTTATCGAAGCACACATCCCCGATGCTTCTACAATTCTATTGGATATCGGTTTAGGGTATTATatggaattttctttatacGACGCTCTGGCTGTTATCAATGTTCGAGTCAAACTACTGGAACAGCAAATTAAACATTTGTATAAAGAGATAGCTAATACAAATGCTCATATCAAACTAATTCTCCTAGGCATTAGGCAATTGCAAGGGTTTGATGACTGAGTACAAAGCATATTTTGCActgtgtaattttgtaatccttcgtgtatacatatttctctattaatttttgtatatattgaaGCTTTAAATAAATGTCAAACGACATTGAAACacttatcttattttttgaAACTCTTTATTTCCAAGATCGATGACGTTAGTCAATCACAGCGAGGCTAGTTTGCATAACGTATTCGCGCATTTAATCCAATGCAAATCGTTCGCTATGTCCCATCAACTTCGTACCCCGAATACCACTCTTTTGTTTCCTTGTTAAGCGCAATTGCGTAAATTTGCGAGGACCTTGTACCTCGCTTATATATGATAGGGGCCAATCGCGAGCGAATCAGTACGTTTTTCGCTTCAACTTTGTTTTCTCATTTCACTACGTTTTTTGACGTGAAGCGTTCATTTTAATGTCGGATTGGCGGAGTACACCATGCGTCGAAAGGCACAAAGAATTTCTCGAGAATCTTATCACAACCTTGATCGATTGCACCTTCGAAAGTGTGTCCCGTGAAAATCCTGTTTTGAGATGGAGAGAACCGGGTCATCTGCAGGatattataaatcttaatttgCAGGAAGAGCCCCGTAATCAAGATTGCCTTCTGGAGGTCGCGACTAAGGTTTTTAAGTATAGCGTTAAGACAGGCCATCCTTATTTTATGAATCAGTTATTTTCCGGGTGAGATATCGATAAAAGCATAAGTCTCGCTTCGAATAgaaatcattttaaaaattatttataatttgcaaAGAATTGGATAATTTATGAACGTATATTCTAACGTCTGAAATTCTTTAAtagtacatattattatttgtattgttTTAGATCTGAAAAATTTATGAGTCAGATCTGAATAAACAAAATCTAGCACCTTTTATAAAGTGttgaattatattacatttatgaagtttccttttttcctaaTGAAAGTTCAGGTgtacataataaattcatttttagtattaattaaattctgtgCCTTTTGTATATTAAGATTATATActacagaaacagaaagttaTGATCACTgatttttaagtatatttacTTCCATATTGCATGTATGTTAACGatactttgaattttatttttaatactcgcAAAAGCACGTAACAAAttgatatgtaaaataattttatgtatcttaacattaatattacgatttgttttatttcctattaaatATGATTAAGATTTAAATGACATTTTTTGCTAAGGTTTAATcattaatatgaataattaaaaaatttggaacGTGACTTTGTTACTTGCTGTTGAAATTAGGAAATGTAATATATGCGCGTTATtggataaaaattgatttagaTTGGATCCATACGGTTTAGCCGGACAATGGCTCACAGACGCGTTGAACTGTTCAGTGTATACTTACGAGGTGGCGCCGGTTTTGACATTAAT
Protein-coding sequences here:
- the LOC132912997 gene encoding protein UXT homolog, which codes for MNREIQEKIFKFETFVNEVLKKDLAKLEEKVDTKNGEIAEFLQLKSVITTLQNNGFDKSGFKTQVDIGQSFFIEAHIPDASTILLDIGLGYYMEFSLYDALAVINVRVKLLEQQIKHLYKEIANTNAHIKLILLGIRQLQGFDD